A region from the Actinoplanes sp. OR16 genome encodes:
- a CDS encoding alpha/beta fold hydrolase, with translation MPSFQAGDGVEIYYQTWEGSSSQPPVVLHHGFIANGLTNWVLPGVVDALTAAGRRVVAIDARGHGRSGKPHDPSFYGEVRMSDDLIQLLDLIGEPAVDLVGYSMGAIVSLITATRETRIRRLVVGGVGSAVVELGGVDTRVIGPDPLREALAADDPATIGNPAAAGFRAFIDAVGGDRAALAAQAARMHADPIPLDTIGVPALVLAGRDDVLAGRPEVLAEAIPGAQLAVIDGDHLGAVREPAFVKALLEFLS, from the coding sequence ATGCCCAGCTTCCAGGCCGGTGACGGTGTCGAGATCTACTACCAGACCTGGGAGGGGAGTTCGTCACAGCCGCCGGTCGTGCTCCACCATGGATTCATCGCGAACGGTCTCACCAACTGGGTCCTGCCCGGCGTGGTCGACGCCCTGACCGCTGCCGGCCGTCGCGTGGTGGCGATCGACGCCCGGGGCCACGGCCGGTCCGGGAAGCCGCACGACCCGTCGTTCTACGGCGAGGTACGGATGTCCGACGATCTCATCCAGCTCCTGGATCTGATCGGGGAGCCGGCGGTCGACCTGGTCGGTTACTCGATGGGCGCGATCGTCTCGCTGATCACCGCGACCCGGGAGACGCGGATCCGGCGGCTGGTGGTGGGCGGCGTGGGTTCGGCCGTCGTCGAGCTCGGCGGCGTGGACACCCGGGTGATCGGCCCGGACCCGCTGCGGGAGGCGCTCGCCGCCGACGACCCCGCCACGATCGGCAACCCCGCGGCCGCCGGTTTCCGTGCCTTCATCGACGCGGTCGGCGGTGACCGGGCCGCCCTCGCGGCACAGGCCGCCCGGATGCACGCCGACCCGATCCCGCTCGACACCATCGGGGTGCCGGCGCTGGTGCTCGCCGGCCGGGACGACGTGCTGGCCGGCCGCCCCGAGGTCCTGGCCGAGGCGATCCCGGGCGCGCAGCTGGCGGTCATCGACGGGGACCACCTGGGCGCGGTGCGGGAGCCGGCTTTCGTCAAAGCACTGCTGGAGTTCCTGTCGTAG
- a CDS encoding LysR family transcriptional regulator, whose translation MTPTQLRAYSAVVRLGSVKLAAAQLEVSESAVSLHIGQLRKELGDPLFSRAAGGLSFTPGGLRLASRATEMLGLQDITVLEVSAAGQGRRLLRAGASSLFAEHAAPGLIELFANRAADLDLELSVRNPGSFVEALLERTIDIAIGPPPLLPDPAVVCRPVMYYKIVTVASPDHPLAGTQPTLRQLREQTWLLGPSAVADSGAIRTLVRRLGVPDDRQQIFQSHAAAVDEAKRGRGVAAALAFTVAPEIRKGHLVSFCGSHATIEEVWHSITLAEPATPSAAGELARFASTPRAIQAMMRGTGINKSRFRPSVHVTLWS comes from the coding sequence GTGACCCCCACACAGTTGCGCGCCTATTCCGCCGTGGTCCGCCTCGGCTCCGTCAAGCTGGCCGCCGCTCAGCTGGAGGTCTCCGAGTCCGCGGTGTCGCTGCACATCGGCCAGCTGCGCAAGGAGCTCGGCGATCCGCTCTTCTCCCGGGCGGCCGGCGGGCTCAGCTTCACCCCGGGTGGTCTGCGACTCGCGAGCCGGGCCACCGAGATGCTCGGCCTGCAGGACATCACGGTCCTCGAGGTGAGCGCCGCCGGTCAGGGCCGGCGGCTGCTCCGGGCCGGCGCGTCGAGCCTGTTCGCCGAGCACGCGGCGCCCGGCCTGATCGAGCTCTTCGCGAACCGGGCCGCCGACCTCGACCTCGAACTCAGCGTGCGCAACCCGGGCTCGTTCGTGGAGGCGCTGCTCGAACGCACGATCGACATCGCGATCGGCCCGCCGCCGCTCCTGCCGGACCCGGCCGTGGTGTGCCGGCCGGTGATGTACTACAAGATCGTCACGGTGGCCTCCCCCGACCATCCGCTCGCCGGAACCCAGCCCACGCTGCGTCAGCTCCGGGAGCAGACCTGGCTGCTGGGCCCGTCAGCGGTGGCCGACAGCGGTGCGATCCGCACGCTGGTGCGCCGGCTCGGTGTGCCGGACGACCGCCAGCAGATCTTCCAGAGCCACGCGGCGGCCGTCGATGAGGCGAAACGCGGCAGGGGTGTGGCGGCGGCGCTGGCGTTCACCGTCGCCCCCGAGATCCGCAAGGGTCACCTGGTCAGCTTCTGCGGCTCGCACGCGACGATCGAGGAGGTGTGGCACTCGATCACCCTGGCCGAGCCGGCCACCCCGTCGGCCGCCGGCGAGCTGGCCCGCTTCGCCTCCACGCCGCGGGCGATCCAGGCGATGATGCGCGGCACCGGGATCAACAAGTCCCGGTTCCGGCCGTCCGTGCACGTCACGCTCTGGAGCTGA
- a CDS encoding VWA domain-containing protein, with product MAPADSAPVLLRGIDRAAFAVALVARLRRAGLRCGITETDDLVRALRVSPPVGRHALYWTARITLVRSQADLAVFDEVFAAVFDDTAPLPLSRSALPPGRRDDGVHVKVPAGGDGTTAGGGLPWATLPPAVAAAEDDEDSGLRVPELRPSALAALAGRPFEELDETEIRALGAGLQAALLRWPQRRTRRHATDPAGRRVALRPTIARARRTGWEAITVVRQKPIREPRRVVLLCDVSESMRAQTTAYLTMMRAFALVTDAEVFAFATTLTRLTPVLRHASPEEAVDQASAAVTDRFGGTRIASNLKAVLDSHHGNALRGGVVIIASDGWDGDPPERMAAVMARLRRRAYRIIWLNPRAGTPGWTPGVAAMAAALPYCDRLMPAATFADISACVEAISSRA from the coding sequence GTGGCTCCTGCTGATTCCGCCCCGGTGCTGCTGCGGGGCATCGACCGGGCCGCGTTCGCTGTGGCGTTGGTGGCCCGGTTGCGCCGTGCCGGGCTCCGGTGCGGGATCACCGAGACCGACGACCTGGTCCGGGCGCTGCGGGTCAGCCCGCCGGTGGGCCGGCACGCGCTGTACTGGACGGCGCGCATCACGCTGGTTCGCAGCCAGGCCGATCTCGCCGTGTTCGACGAGGTGTTCGCGGCGGTCTTCGACGACACGGCGCCGCTGCCGCTGAGCCGTTCGGCGCTGCCGCCCGGGCGGCGGGACGACGGCGTACATGTGAAGGTCCCCGCCGGCGGGGACGGGACCACTGCCGGCGGAGGGCTGCCGTGGGCCACGCTGCCGCCGGCGGTCGCCGCCGCCGAGGACGACGAGGATTCCGGGCTGCGGGTGCCGGAGTTGCGTCCCAGCGCGCTCGCGGCGCTTGCCGGCCGGCCGTTCGAGGAACTCGACGAGACGGAGATCCGGGCGCTCGGTGCGGGTCTGCAGGCGGCGCTGCTGCGGTGGCCGCAACGGCGTACCCGCAGGCACGCCACCGACCCGGCAGGGCGGCGGGTGGCGTTGCGGCCGACGATCGCGCGGGCCCGGCGTACCGGCTGGGAGGCGATCACCGTGGTCCGGCAGAAGCCGATCCGGGAGCCGCGGCGGGTGGTGCTGCTCTGCGACGTCAGCGAGTCGATGCGGGCGCAGACCACCGCGTACCTGACCATGATGCGGGCGTTCGCGCTGGTCACCGATGCCGAGGTGTTCGCGTTCGCGACGACGCTGACCCGGCTCACCCCGGTGCTGCGGCACGCGTCCCCGGAGGAGGCCGTCGATCAGGCGAGCGCGGCGGTGACCGACCGGTTCGGTGGCACCCGGATCGCCTCGAACCTGAAGGCCGTCCTCGACTCGCACCACGGCAACGCCCTGCGAGGAGGCGTGGTGATCATCGCGTCGGACGGATGGGACGGCGACCCGCCCGAGAGGATGGCGGCGGTCATGGCCCGGCTGCGACGGAGGGCGTACCGGATCATCTGGCTCAATCCTCGCGCCGGAACGCCTGGCTGGACCCCCGGGGTGGCGGCGATGGCCGCCGCGCTGCCCTACTGCGATCGGCTGATGCCCGCCGCGACCTTCGCCGACATCTCCGCCTGCGTCGAGGCGATCAGCTCCAGAGCGTGA
- a CDS encoding SRPBCC family protein codes for MKITNEFVVHTPIDRAWRVLTDLEGIAPCMPGAQLTGVEGEVYKGRVKVKVGPVISDFTGTAQFTAKDDESYRAVIDAKGRDARSAGNAAAVVTAWLTPSGDDSTQVNVETDLKISGKLAQFGSGMIKEVSGKLLAQFVANLEKKLAEDDASSSTIAGVGDGGQAASGAGAAEGASSSKIAGTASGAGTASGAGTASGAGTASGVGAAEGGVSAAAVETAPATAVALGSVAPGTPDGAGDISVMSPAVAPDPSAGTVEPAAGRTEVAEGTPDPIAPLNVPDAELIKAADAPAAAEARTEAPAGASTTVPAAGSGERKIESAEPEALDLLEVAGGSIYKRAIPVAIGVAVVAAVVVWAVVRP; via the coding sequence ATGAAGATCACTAACGAGTTCGTCGTACACACCCCGATCGACCGCGCCTGGCGGGTGCTGACCGACCTGGAGGGCATCGCGCCGTGCATGCCCGGCGCCCAGCTCACCGGGGTGGAGGGCGAGGTCTACAAGGGCCGCGTGAAGGTGAAGGTCGGCCCGGTGATCTCCGACTTCACCGGTACGGCGCAGTTCACCGCGAAGGACGACGAGTCCTACCGGGCCGTCATCGACGCCAAGGGTCGCGACGCCCGCTCGGCCGGCAACGCCGCGGCAGTGGTGACGGCGTGGCTCACCCCGTCCGGCGACGACAGCACCCAGGTCAACGTCGAGACCGACCTGAAGATCAGCGGGAAGCTGGCCCAGTTCGGCAGCGGCATGATCAAGGAGGTGTCCGGCAAGCTCCTGGCCCAGTTCGTCGCGAACCTGGAGAAGAAGCTGGCCGAGGACGACGCGTCATCTTCCACGATCGCGGGGGTGGGGGACGGCGGGCAGGCGGCGAGCGGCGCAGGGGCGGCTGAGGGCGCGTCATCTTCCAAGATCGCGGGTACTGCGAGCGGCGCGGGGACGGCTAGCGGCGCGGGGACGGCTAGCGGCGCGGGGACGGCTAGCGGCGTGGGGGCGGCTGAGGGTGGCGTCAGCGCCGCTGCTGTGGAGACTGCTCCGGCGACGGCCGTCGCTCTGGGTTCGGTTGCGCCAGGCACTCCGGACGGCGCGGGCGACATTTCCGTAATGTCGCCCGCAGTGGCGCCGGACCCCTCCGCGGGAACCGTCGAGCCCGCTGCCGGCCGCACCGAGGTGGCCGAGGGCACCCCCGACCCGATCGCCCCGCTCAACGTTCCGGACGCCGAGCTGATCAAGGCGGCTGACGCCCCGGCAGCGGCCGAGGCCCGTACCGAGGCCCCGGCCGGCGCTTCGACGACGGTGCCGGCCGCCGGCAGCGGTGAGCGGAAGATCGAGTCGGCGGAGCCGGAGGCGCTGGACCTGCTGGAGGTCGCGGGCGGTTCGATCTACAAGCGGGCCATCCCGGTGGCGATCGGTGTGGCCGTCGTCGCCGCCGTGGTCGTCTGGGCCGTCGTCCGGCCCTGA
- a CDS encoding MoxR family ATPase, with amino-acid sequence MNNPDDVVQRLDAVDYLVDDGLAMAVFLALRLGKPLLLEGEPGVGKTAAAKALAQALDTPFIRLQCYEGLTAGEALYEWNYQRQLLHIRLAEAQGSTISDADLFTAAFLQERPILRAVRHAGPTPPVLLIDEIDRADDEFEALLFEFLGEAAITIPELGTFAATRPPIVVLTSNRSRDLHDALRRRCLYHWIEFPAADRAAAIVRRAVPGASAPLIRDATEFIGRVRRLDLDKAPGLAETIDWVSALAALGVTELADANVLRTIGTIAKTPDDRDLVAGAVHQETRS; translated from the coding sequence GTGAACAATCCTGACGACGTCGTCCAGCGCCTCGACGCCGTCGACTACCTGGTCGACGACGGGCTGGCCATGGCGGTCTTCCTGGCCCTGCGGCTCGGCAAGCCGCTGCTGCTCGAAGGCGAGCCGGGCGTCGGCAAGACCGCTGCCGCGAAGGCCCTCGCGCAGGCACTCGACACACCGTTCATCCGGTTGCAGTGCTACGAGGGCCTGACCGCCGGCGAGGCGCTCTACGAGTGGAACTACCAGCGTCAGCTGCTGCACATCCGGCTGGCGGAGGCGCAGGGTTCCACCATCAGCGACGCCGACCTGTTCACCGCCGCGTTCTTGCAGGAACGGCCGATCCTCCGCGCGGTGCGGCACGCCGGCCCGACCCCGCCGGTGTTGCTGATCGACGAGATCGACCGGGCCGACGACGAGTTCGAGGCGCTGCTCTTCGAGTTCCTCGGCGAGGCCGCGATCACCATCCCGGAGCTCGGCACGTTCGCCGCGACCCGGCCGCCGATCGTGGTGCTCACCTCCAACCGCAGCCGCGACCTGCACGACGCGCTGCGCCGGCGCTGCCTCTACCACTGGATCGAGTTCCCGGCCGCGGACCGGGCCGCGGCCATCGTGCGCCGCGCGGTGCCGGGCGCCTCCGCGCCGCTGATCCGCGACGCCACCGAGTTCATCGGCCGGGTCCGCCGGCTCGACCTGGACAAGGCGCCCGGCCTCGCCGAAACGATCGACTGGGTGTCCGCCCTGGCCGCGCTCGGGGTCACCGAGCTCGCCGACGCGAACGTCCTGCGCACCATCGGCACCATCGCCAAGACCCCCGACGACCGTGATCTGGTCGCCGGGGCCGTCCACCAGGAGACCCGCTCATGA
- a CDS encoding NTP transferase domain-containing protein — MTVTGLVLAAGGSRRLGEPKQLLPFRGRTLLDATLDMARACGFDDLLVTLGGSAEAVRAQVDLADVRVIENPDFSTGCGSSVSAAVPFLGDADRLVLLLGDQPGVRAPDVRRLALVPTPLGICRYTDGLGHPFLFRREVFGELTGLHGDKAVWKLLHSGRYPVTEVDAAGTVPIDVDTREDYERLLRSCEQS, encoded by the coding sequence ATGACGGTGACCGGGCTGGTGCTGGCCGCCGGTGGCTCGCGGCGGCTCGGTGAGCCGAAGCAACTGCTGCCGTTCCGCGGCCGGACCCTGCTCGACGCCACCCTCGACATGGCCCGGGCCTGCGGCTTCGACGACCTTCTGGTCACCCTGGGCGGTTCCGCCGAGGCCGTCCGGGCCCAGGTGGATCTTGCGGATGTACGGGTGATCGAGAACCCGGATTTCTCCACCGGCTGCGGGTCGTCGGTGAGCGCGGCCGTCCCGTTCCTCGGCGACGCCGACCGGCTCGTGCTCCTCCTCGGCGATCAGCCCGGCGTGCGCGCGCCCGACGTACGCCGTCTCGCTCTTGTCCCGACCCCCCTCGGCATCTGCCGCTACACCGACGGGCTGGGACACCCGTTCCTGTTCCGGCGCGAGGTCTTCGGCGAGCTGACCGGCCTGCACGGCGACAAGGCGGTGTGGAAGCTGCTGCACTCGGGCAGGTACCCGGTGACCGAAGTGGACGCCGCCGGTACGGTGCCGATCGACGTGGACACCCGGGAAGACTACGAGCGGCTGCTGAGGTCCTGTGAACAATCCTGA
- a CDS encoding XdhC family protein, producing the protein MTTTSTAERARQLTNARRPFVHATVVRAQEPTSARAGDDAVILADGSIEGFVGGVCAETSVRAAALDTLRDGNSMLLRVLPEDAAGFPETPGALVVVNPCHSGGAIEIFLRPVLPKPLVAVAGNTPIGTAVAELAAFLDFESAPAGTYAGATAAVVAGLGRDEERAIRGALDAGVGLIALVASHKRAAVVLDAMELSEDERERIRPHAGLDIGARTPKEIALAVCAEIVREIRLGGLAPRSIPAASKAAPHAEAAALAQAQPREAQPREAQPEKAQPEIVAGPTLPVGPATPAATAIDPICGMTVVIGENTPHGVVDGEDYWFCCPGCLKKFLASHR; encoded by the coding sequence ATGACGACGACGAGCACCGCCGAGCGTGCACGCCAGCTGACGAACGCCCGCAGGCCGTTCGTCCACGCCACAGTGGTCCGGGCACAGGAGCCGACCTCGGCCCGGGCCGGCGACGACGCGGTGATCCTGGCCGACGGGTCCATCGAGGGATTCGTCGGCGGGGTCTGCGCCGAGACGTCGGTGCGGGCCGCCGCGCTGGACACCCTGCGCGACGGCAACTCGATGCTGTTGCGGGTCCTGCCCGAGGACGCGGCCGGTTTCCCGGAGACGCCCGGCGCGCTCGTCGTCGTCAATCCCTGCCACTCCGGCGGGGCCATCGAGATATTTCTGCGCCCGGTTCTGCCGAAACCGCTGGTCGCGGTGGCCGGGAACACCCCCATCGGTACGGCCGTGGCCGAACTGGCGGCGTTCCTGGACTTCGAATCAGCCCCCGCCGGCACCTATGCTGGCGCTACCGCGGCTGTCGTGGCCGGACTCGGCCGCGACGAGGAACGCGCCATCCGCGGTGCGCTGGACGCCGGTGTCGGCCTGATCGCGCTGGTCGCCAGCCACAAGCGGGCGGCCGTGGTGCTCGACGCCATGGAGCTGAGCGAGGACGAGCGGGAGCGGATCCGCCCGCACGCCGGGCTCGACATCGGTGCCCGTACGCCCAAGGAGATCGCGCTGGCGGTCTGCGCGGAGATCGTCCGGGAGATACGTCTCGGCGGTCTCGCCCCGCGCTCGATCCCGGCGGCGTCGAAGGCCGCGCCGCACGCCGAGGCAGCCGCTCTCGCCCAGGCCCAGCCTCGGGAAGCCCAGCCTCGGGAAGCCCAGCCGGAGAAAGCCCAGCCCGAGATCGTGGCAGGTCCGACGCTGCCCGTCGGGCCTGCCACCCCGGCCGCCACCGCGATCGACCCCATCTGCGGGATGACCGTGGTGATCGGTGAGAACACGCCGCACGGCGTCGTCGACGGTGAAGACTACTGGTTCTGCTGCCCCGGCTGCCTCAAGAAGTTCCTGGCCTCGCACCGATGA
- a CDS encoding aerobic carbon-monoxide dehydrogenase large subunit translates to MTDLQDKRETVFEDNDQKPVGFGRMLRKEDARLLRGRGRFVDDVQLPGMLHLAILRSPFAHANIVSIDTSAAEASPGVKAVVTGETLKGLGLAWMPTLSNDVQAVLATDKVRFQGQEVAFVVAEDRYQARDALELIDVEYDVLDPVIDVRQALAADAPIIRTDLDGKNDNHVFDWETGDEEETNRVFATADVVVKEDIVYPRVHPAPMETCGSVADFDPVEGKLRLWSTTQAPHAHRTLYAIVAGLPEHKIQVIAPDIGGGFGNKVPIYPGYVHSIVGSIVTGKPVKWMEDRSENLISTGFARDYIMQAEIAATAEGKILAIRTNVLADHGAFNGTAAPVKYPAGFFGVFTGSYDLQAAHCKMTAVYTNKAPGGVAYACSFRITEAVYLVERIVDVLAYELRMDPAELRLKNFIQPEQFPYTTKTGWVYDSGDYEPTMRLAMEMAGYDELRKEQAEKRARGELMGIGISFFTEAVGAGPRKNMDILGLGMADGCELRVHPTGKAVVRLSVKTQGQGHETTFAQIIAEELGIPPADIDVVHGDTDNTPFGLGTYGSRSTPVSGAAAALVARKVRDKAKLIASAMLEVSVADIEWVKGSFSVKGDPGKSVTIQDIAMRAHGAGDLPDGMEGGLEAQICYNPSNLTYPHGAYICVVDIDPGTSEVKVRRFIAVDDCGTRINPMIIEGQVHGGLTDGVGMALMEMISFDEDGNCLGASLMDYLIPTALEVPDWETGFTVTPSPHHPIGAKGVGESATVGSPPAIVNAVVDALKPFGVRHADMPLTPSRVWDAMRGQATPPI, encoded by the coding sequence ATGACCGATCTGCAGGACAAGCGCGAGACGGTGTTCGAGGACAACGACCAGAAGCCCGTCGGCTTCGGCCGGATGCTCCGCAAGGAGGACGCGCGCCTGCTCCGCGGCCGCGGCCGGTTCGTCGACGACGTGCAGCTGCCCGGCATGCTGCACCTGGCGATCCTGCGCTCGCCGTTCGCCCACGCGAACATCGTCAGCATCGACACCAGCGCCGCCGAGGCGTCGCCCGGTGTGAAGGCGGTGGTGACCGGCGAGACCCTCAAGGGCCTGGGCCTGGCCTGGATGCCGACGCTCTCCAACGACGTGCAGGCCGTGCTCGCCACCGACAAGGTGCGCTTCCAGGGCCAGGAGGTGGCGTTCGTCGTCGCCGAGGACCGGTACCAGGCGCGTGACGCTCTCGAACTGATCGACGTCGAGTACGACGTGCTCGACCCGGTGATCGACGTCCGCCAGGCGCTGGCCGCCGACGCCCCGATCATCCGGACCGACCTCGACGGCAAGAACGACAACCACGTCTTCGACTGGGAGACCGGCGACGAGGAGGAGACGAACCGGGTCTTCGCCACCGCCGACGTGGTCGTCAAGGAGGACATCGTCTACCCGCGCGTGCACCCGGCGCCGATGGAGACGTGCGGTTCGGTCGCCGACTTCGACCCGGTCGAGGGCAAGCTGCGGCTCTGGTCGACCACGCAGGCGCCGCACGCGCACCGTACCCTCTATGCGATCGTCGCCGGACTGCCGGAGCACAAGATCCAGGTGATCGCGCCGGACATCGGCGGCGGATTCGGCAACAAGGTCCCGATCTACCCGGGCTACGTGCACAGCATCGTCGGCTCCATCGTCACCGGTAAGCCGGTGAAGTGGATGGAGGACCGCTCGGAGAACCTGATCAGCACCGGTTTCGCCCGTGACTACATCATGCAGGCGGAGATCGCGGCGACGGCTGAGGGCAAGATCCTGGCGATCCGGACGAACGTGCTCGCCGACCACGGCGCGTTCAACGGCACGGCGGCCCCGGTGAAGTACCCGGCCGGTTTCTTCGGCGTCTTCACCGGCAGCTACGACCTGCAGGCCGCGCACTGCAAGATGACCGCCGTCTACACGAACAAGGCGCCGGGCGGTGTCGCGTACGCCTGCTCGTTCCGCATCACCGAGGCCGTCTACCTGGTCGAGCGGATCGTCGACGTGCTCGCCTACGAGCTGCGGATGGACCCGGCCGAGCTGCGGCTGAAGAACTTCATCCAGCCGGAGCAGTTCCCGTACACCACCAAGACCGGCTGGGTGTACGACTCGGGCGACTACGAGCCCACGATGCGCCTGGCCATGGAGATGGCCGGGTACGACGAGCTGCGCAAGGAGCAGGCCGAGAAGCGGGCCCGCGGCGAGCTGATGGGCATCGGCATCTCGTTCTTCACCGAGGCGGTCGGCGCCGGCCCGCGCAAGAACATGGACATCCTCGGCCTCGGCATGGCCGACGGCTGTGAGCTGCGGGTCCACCCGACCGGCAAGGCCGTCGTCCGGCTCTCGGTGAAGACGCAGGGTCAGGGCCACGAGACGACGTTCGCGCAGATCATCGCCGAGGAGCTGGGCATCCCGCCGGCCGACATCGACGTGGTGCACGGCGACACCGACAACACGCCGTTCGGCCTCGGCACGTACGGCAGCCGCTCCACCCCGGTCTCCGGCGCGGCGGCGGCCCTCGTCGCCCGGAAGGTCCGGGACAAGGCCAAGCTGATCGCCTCGGCGATGCTGGAGGTGTCGGTCGCCGACATCGAGTGGGTCAAGGGATCGTTCTCGGTCAAAGGCGACCCGGGCAAGTCGGTGACCATCCAGGACATCGCGATGCGGGCGCACGGCGCGGGCGACCTCCCGGACGGCATGGAGGGCGGCCTCGAAGCGCAGATCTGCTACAACCCGTCGAACCTGACGTACCCGCACGGGGCGTACATCTGCGTGGTCGACATCGACCCGGGCACCTCCGAGGTCAAGGTCCGCCGCTTCATCGCGGTCGACGACTGCGGCACCCGGATCAACCCGATGATCATCGAGGGCCAGGTGCACGGCGGCCTCACCGACGGCGTCGGCATGGCGCTCATGGAGATGATCTCCTTCGACGAGGACGGCAACTGCCTCGGCGCCTCGCTGATGGACTACCTCATCCCGACCGCCCTGGAGGTGCCCGACTGGGAGACCGGCTTCACGGTCACCCCGTCGCCGCACCACCCGATCGGCGCGAAGGGCGTGGGGGAGTCGGCCACGGTCGGTTCGCCGCCCGCGATCGTGAACGCGGTCGTGGACGCGCTCAAGCCGTTCGGTGTCCGGCACGCGGACATGCCGCTCACCCCGTCCCGGGTCTGGGACGCGATGCGCGGCCAGGCGACCCCGCCGATCTAG
- a CDS encoding (2Fe-2S)-binding protein — protein MQVTVTVNGVEYTKEIEGRLLLVHFLRDTLGLTGTHWGCDTSNCGTCVVWMDGEPVKSCTVLAAMAGGREVRTVEGLANGAELDPIQEGFRQCHGLQCGFCTPGMLMTCRALLDSNPDPTEGEIREAISGQICRCTGYSSIVRSVRWTAVHEAEAKAAAK, from the coding sequence ATGCAGGTCACCGTGACGGTGAACGGTGTCGAGTACACCAAGGAGATCGAAGGCCGGCTGCTGCTCGTGCACTTCCTGCGCGACACGCTCGGCCTGACCGGCACGCACTGGGGTTGCGACACCAGCAACTGCGGCACGTGCGTGGTCTGGATGGACGGCGAGCCGGTCAAGTCGTGCACGGTCCTCGCGGCGATGGCCGGTGGGCGCGAGGTCCGTACCGTCGAAGGACTTGCGAACGGCGCCGAGCTGGACCCTATCCAGGAGGGCTTCCGGCAGTGCCACGGCCTTCAATGCGGTTTCTGTACGCCGGGCATGCTGATGACCTGCCGTGCTCTCCTCGATTCCAACCCCGACCCGACCGAGGGCGAGATCCGCGAGGCCATCTCGGGTCAGATCTGCCGATGCACCGGATACTCCTCGATCGTTCGCTCGGTCCGCTGGACGGCCGTGCATGAGGCTGAGGCGAAGGCGGCCGCGAAATGA
- a CDS encoding xanthine dehydrogenase family protein subunit M: MQVPAPFEYERATSVDQAIGLLERLGSSARLVAGGHSLLPMMKLRLANFEYLIDINDLHGELGYIRLGEDEVRIGAMTRHRELLESDALAAVFPVFRDAEKVIADPIVRNRGTLGGSLCQADPSEDLSAVCTTLDASCVIRGAHGERVVSMEEFHVGPYETAVADNEILTEIRIPVRPRGGSAYAKVERRAGDWAVVSAGAAVWLDDQGRFKDARVGLAAVGPNTTGIPEISEALRGQEPAEALYELAGAIAARSCDPATDTRGSADYKRHLADELTRRTLRKAVERARS; the protein is encoded by the coding sequence GTGCAGGTGCCGGCTCCGTTCGAGTACGAACGTGCCACGAGCGTAGATCAAGCCATTGGACTGCTGGAGCGTCTCGGTAGCTCAGCGAGGCTGGTGGCCGGCGGCCACAGTCTGCTGCCGATGATGAAGCTCCGGCTGGCGAACTTCGAATATCTCATCGACATCAATGATCTGCACGGCGAGCTGGGGTACATCCGGCTCGGCGAGGACGAAGTGCGGATCGGGGCGATGACGCGTCACCGTGAGCTGCTGGAGTCGGATGCTCTGGCGGCGGTGTTCCCGGTCTTCCGGGACGCCGAGAAGGTGATCGCTGACCCGATCGTGCGCAACCGGGGCACGCTGGGCGGCTCGCTCTGCCAGGCGGACCCGTCCGAGGACCTGTCGGCGGTGTGCACGACCCTGGACGCGAGCTGCGTCATCCGCGGCGCCCACGGTGAGCGCGTCGTGAGCATGGAGGAGTTCCACGTCGGCCCGTACGAGACGGCCGTCGCGGACAACGAGATCCTCACCGAGATCAGGATCCCGGTGCGCCCCCGCGGTGGGAGCGCCTACGCCAAGGTCGAGCGCCGGGCCGGCGACTGGGCAGTGGTCAGCGCGGGCGCGGCCGTCTGGCTCGATGATCAGGGCCGGTTCAAGGACGCCCGCGTCGGGCTCGCCGCCGTCGGCCCGAACACCACCGGCATCCCGGAGATCTCCGAGGCTCTGCGCGGCCAAGAACCGGCCGAGGCCCTCTACGAGCTGGCCGGCGCGATCGCGGCCCGTAGCTGCGACCCGGCCACCGACACCCGGGGCAGCGCCGACTACAAGCGTCATCTGGCAGACGAGCTGACCCGGCGCACGCTGCGCAAGGCCGTCGAGCGGGCGAGGAGCTGA